A single region of the Candidatus Moraniibacteriota bacterium genome encodes:
- a CDS encoding lamin tail domain-containing protein encodes MKKRKKYKSIINKRIFRSAKKIGSVFAVLFLAVVFASVSGTNSYFSDTAISGGNTMTAGYWIPELTMSVSPSSPDGDNGWYASTPCITLTSSISDVTIYWEFTHNSSSISGSYLYPGSCIPVPEGKWDFSAHAANNDNSSWVSNIVTGSFKVDTQCPVVEITNPDDGDTLSGTVEIRGTVTDANPHHYWLVIQNSGGSIVAGPGTVNDTNSFTNKKFFDWDTTGVNDGDYTIKLEARDEAGNKCPNLAPVPADPENPSDSVDWIDVKVNNSVTAKAGDVIINEVMWMGSFGHTADEWIELRNMTGHEIDIGQWEIENAKHTGNNKIQIPASESIAAHGYFLIANYPKTSSNTELNVDVDVVNDSISLYNSNNGNLILKDKDVNIIDQAKGTPHWPAGWHGILFQMSMERNNTPGDGLDSGSWHTCVDFHCNNTTYWDHEGVNFGTPGHANLSVNDPSSEEYDPEFMEKEYFDKKEEKESEMSDGSEADSEDADEAVGEESASGEEATEENNTDETAETTDEPAIVPEENGEDESGEAEDPAASAPEENAGTDEDADNIDSDNDGGGDTTSSDTKEEIKDSGDDEEESAEVKKDEDDEGDKAEDDEEKTDGKSSAIQQKDDDSDSDKKDEDDDKKKDGDKKDSQKDDDSKGDSKSDNDSAKDA; translated from the coding sequence ATGAAGAAAAGAAAGAAATATAAATCCATAATCAATAAAAGGATTTTTCGGTCGGCGAAGAAAATCGGCTCGGTTTTTGCTGTCTTGTTTTTGGCCGTTGTTTTTGCCAGCGTTTCCGGGACTAATTCTTATTTTTCCGATACGGCGATTTCCGGCGGGAACACGATGACGGCGGGATATTGGATTCCGGAGCTTACGATGAGTGTAAGCCCTTCAAGCCCGGATGGAGATAACGGATGGTACGCCAGCACGCCTTGCATTACGCTCACCTCGAGCATCAGCGATGTTACTATTTACTGGGAATTCACCCATAATTCAAGCTCAATCAGCGGAAGTTACCTCTATCCCGGCTCCTGCATCCCGGTTCCGGAAGGCAAATGGGATTTTTCGGCTCATGCCGCCAATAATGACAATTCAAGCTGGGTAAGCAATATTGTTACGGGAAGTTTCAAAGTGGACACTCAATGCCCGGTTGTAGAAATCACTAATCCGGACGACGGGGACACTCTTTCCGGAACAGTTGAAATTCGCGGCACTGTCACCGACGCTAACCCGCATCATTACTGGCTGGTAATCCAAAATTCCGGTGGAAGCATTGTTGCAGGACCCGGAACAGTTAATGACACAAATTCTTTCACCAACAAAAAATTTTTTGACTGGGATACGACCGGGGTTAATGACGGCGATTATACGATCAAGCTGGAAGCCCGCGACGAAGCCGGAAACAAGTGCCCGAATCTGGCGCCGGTGCCGGCCGATCCGGAAAATCCCAGTGACTCCGTGGATTGGATTGACGTTAAGGTTAATAACTCCGTGACAGCCAAAGCTGGGGATGTGATTATTAACGAAGTGATGTGGATGGGTTCTTTCGGCCATACTGCCGACGAATGGATAGAACTGCGCAATATGACCGGGCATGAAATTGACATCGGCCAGTGGGAAATTGAAAACGCCAAGCATACTGGCAATAATAAAATTCAAATCCCTGCAAGCGAATCAATTGCCGCCCATGGATATTTCCTCATCGCCAATTATCCCAAAACCAGTTCCAATACGGAGTTAAACGTTGATGTGGATGTAGTGAATGACAGTATTTCTCTCTATAATTCAAACAATGGCAATTTAATATTAAAAGACAAAGACGTAAACATAATTGATCAGGCCAAAGGCACTCCACACTGGCCGGCTGGCTGGCATGGGATATTATTCCAAATGTCAATGGAAAGAAATAATACTCCGGGCGACGGTTTGGATTCCGGAAGCTGGCATACTTGCGTTGATTTCCATTGCAATAACACGACTTATTGGGATCACGAGGGCGTGAATTTCGGAACGCCGGGACATGCCAATTTATCGGTTAATGATCCGTCTTCGGAAGAATACGATCCAGAATTCATGGAAAAAGAATACTTTGACAAAAAGGAAGAAAAGGAATCCGAAATGTCCGACGGGTCAGAAGCGGATTCAGAAGATGCCGATGAAGCAGTAGGTGAAGAAAGCGCCAGTGGCGAGGAAGCAACTGAAGAAAATAACACTGATGAAACAGCCGAAACAACGGACGAGCCGGCAATCGTTCCGGAAGAAAATGGCGAGGATGAAAGCGGCGAAGCCGAAGATCCGGCAGCTTCCGCGCCGGAAGAAAATGCCGGAACGGATGAAGACGCGGATAATATTGACAGTGATAACGATGGCGGCGGTGATACCACTTCAAGCGATACTAAAGAAGAAATAAAAGACAGTGGTGACGATGAGGAAGAATCCGCCGAAGTAAAGAAAGACGAGGATGATGAGGGAGATAAGGCAGAAGATGATGAGGAAAAAACTGATGGAAAGTCCAGTGCTATCCAGCAAAAAGACGATGATAGCGACAGCGATAAGAAAGATGAAGATGATGACAAGAAAAAAGACGGGGATAAAAAAGACAGCCAGAAAGATGATGATTCTAAAGGTGATTCTAAATCAGATAATGACTCGGCAAAAGATGCGTAA
- a CDS encoding signal peptidase I has product MIGKIFKYTVNTLLVALVLIGVLVVFSFIPFPGNYKVFTVMSGSMSPAIHAGSLIFVKPLADYNVGDVITRRTRDPKITITHRIVSKEEINSPQLGPPRLGEAGEAGGKIAFETKGDANDAPDGEKFTKEGIVGKAFISVPLLGYPVSYAKTTPGLILLIIIPAVIIIYDEMQKIRNEIRKKMDYKKRIEKRNENLDKDYEEKKEI; this is encoded by the coding sequence ATGATCGGAAAAATTTTTAAGTACACTGTAAATACCCTGCTGGTTGCGCTCGTTCTCATCGGCGTTCTGGTGGTATTCTCATTCATTCCATTTCCGGGAAACTATAAGGTCTTTACCGTAATGTCCGGGTCAATGTCCCCGGCGATCCACGCAGGGAGCTTGATATTCGTTAAACCGCTGGCTGATTACAATGTCGGCGATGTGATAACCAGAAGAACAAGAGACCCGAAAATAACCATCACCCACCGGATCGTCAGCAAAGAAGAAATTAACTCGCCTCAACTCGGCCCGCCTAGACTCGGCGAGGCTGGCGAAGCAGGCGGCAAAATCGCGTTTGAAACCAAGGGAGACGCCAACGACGCGCCGGACGGCGAGAAGTTCACCAAAGAAGGAATTGTGGGAAAAGCATTTATCTCTGTCCCCCTTCTCGGCTATCCGGTGAGTTACGCCAAAACAACGCCCGGATTAATTTTACTGATAATCATTCCGGCGGTGATAATAATTTATGACGAAATGCAGAAAATCAGGAATGAAATAAGAAAAAAGATGGATTACAAAAAGCGCATTGAAAAACGGAATGAGAATTTAGATAAAGATTATGAAGAAAAGAAAGAAATATAA
- a CDS encoding TasA family protein: MKNIIKSLVIVVAVAAVASVATWAIFSSTATVDNNSFATGTLQIRVNGQPTIAGFTASDMAPGDCKTGEFDVQNYGAPWFAGPSTLTAKELVISTADFTGDTGLCNALTAKIERCSGTCETAYATGALNGVTEANLLMSWYGGGLIAGSSITTKYEVCLPTIAGDTLQGKTCTFDFVMNAYNPHR, translated from the coding sequence ATGAAAAATATAATTAAGAGCTTGGTAATCGTCGTCGCCGTCGCCGCCGTCGCATCCGTCGCCACCTGGGCAATATTTAGCTCTACTGCAACTGTAGATAATAACAGTTTCGCAACTGGAACCTTGCAAATTAGAGTAAATGGCCAGCCAACGATAGCAGGATTTACTGCTTCAGATATGGCTCCTGGCGATTGTAAGACAGGAGAATTTGATGTTCAAAACTACGGCGCACCTTGGTTTGCTGGACCAAGTACTCTAACTGCTAAGGAATTAGTAATTAGCACAGCCGATTTTACTGGAGACACAGGACTTTGCAACGCTTTAACAGCAAAAATTGAAAGATGCTCTGGTACTTGTGAAACTGCATATGCGACCGGTGCTCTTAACGGAGTAACTGAAGCAAATCTGTTAATGTCATGGTACGGTGGAGGGCTTATTGCAGGAAGTTCAATAACCACTAAATATGAAGTTTGCTTACCAACAATTGCTGGCGATACTTTGCAAGGAAAAACTTGTACCTTTGATTTTGTTATGAATGCGTATAATCCTCACCGCTAA
- the rplU gene encoding 50S ribosomal protein L21, with amino-acid sequence MLAVIKTGGKQYIVKKGARIKIEKIEGKEEKAVKFSEVLFIGDEKGVKIGTPKVKGAIVEGKIIQQGRGKKVWGIKHNPKKRYKVKFGHRQPFTEVEIIKIA; translated from the coding sequence ATGCTAGCAGTCATCAAAACCGGCGGGAAGCAGTATATCGTCAAAAAAGGCGCGCGGATTAAAATTGAAAAAATTGAAGGAAAAGAAGAAAAAGCGGTAAAATTTTCCGAAGTGCTTTTTATTGGGGACGAAAAGGGAGTAAAAATCGGGACGCCGAAAGTGAAAGGAGCAATAGTGGAAGGAAAGATTATTCAGCAGGGGAGAGGCAAAAAGGTCTGGGGCATCAAGCATAATCCCAAAAAGCGCTACAAAGTGAAATTCGGTCATCGCCAGCCGTTTACGGAGGTGGAAATCATTAAAATCGCGTAA
- the recR gene encoding recombination mediator RecR, whose product MFPKPFRKLIENFASLPSVGPKMAERLVLFLFKQDKEKIKDFAENLEGIQNLKSCRQCFNISEGDLCEICKDAHRERGAICIVEEPLDIISIEKTKAYRGLYHVLGGTIDSPLSGAQQDLKIPQLLKRIKDEKIKEVIIATNPTTEGDITTLYVKRKLQPLKIKITRLARGLSTGGDIEYADEITLSEALTNRKELV is encoded by the coding sequence GTGTTTCCTAAGCCATTTCGAAAACTAATAGAAAACTTCGCTTCATTGCCTTCTGTCGGTCCAAAAATGGCCGAGCGGCTGGTTTTGTTTTTGTTCAAGCAGGACAAAGAAAAAATTAAGGACTTCGCCGAAAATCTTGAAGGGATACAAAATCTTAAAAGCTGCCGGCAGTGTTTTAATATCTCCGAAGGAGATCTTTGTGAAATTTGCAAAGACGCTCATCGCGAACGAGGCGCGATCTGCATTGTTGAGGAACCGCTGGATATTATCTCCATTGAAAAGACAAAAGCGTACCGGGGGCTTTACCACGTGCTGGGAGGAACGATTGATTCTCCCCTTTCCGGAGCGCAACAGGACCTAAAAATACCACAGCTGCTGAAACGCATCAAAGACGAGAAAATTAAAGAAGTCATTATCGCCACCAATCCGACTACCGAAGGCGACATAACAACACTCTACGTCAAACGTAAACTCCAACCGCTAAAAATCAAAATTACCCGCCTGGCACGGGGACTTTCCACGGGCGGCGACATTGAATACGCCGATGAGATAACTTTAAGTGAGGCCTTGACAAATCGGAAGGAGTTGGTATAA
- the dnaB gene encoding replicative DNA helicase — protein MAANTSNENLRVSPHNIEAEQSVLGSLMLDKDAIVKIADLLRVGDFYKDDHNVIYENMLELYEEREPIDVLSLSNKLEEKKKLDEIGGSSYLASLVNTVPSASNVVHYAKVVQKKSLLRRLITAASEVVEMGYREGEDVDKIMDEAEQKIFSISQKYIKQDFIPIRSILEAAFNRIDELHREEHTLRGVPTGFPDLDNILAGLQKSDLVILASRPSIGKTALSLDIARYAAVKHKIPVGIFSLEMSSDQLIDRLLAAQSGVDLWRLRTGRLRSDPEQNDFQRIGDAMGILSEAPIFIDDTATANVLEMRTMARRLQSEHKLGLIIIDYLQLMEGRRTENRVQEISEISRSLKNLAREINTPVLAISQLSRAVESRSPQIPKLSDLRESGSIEQDADVVLFLYREDREKPDTPNKNIVEVIVSKHRNGPLGRVSLFFDETSTTFRSLERTHTE, from the coding sequence ATGGCAGCTAATACTTCCAACGAAAACCTGCGTGTTTCTCCCCACAACATCGAAGCCGAGCAGTCGGTGCTGGGTTCCTTGATGCTGGATAAAGACGCGATTGTCAAAATCGCTGATCTTCTCCGCGTCGGGGATTTCTACAAAGACGACCACAACGTGATTTATGAAAATATGCTGGAACTTTATGAAGAGCGCGAGCCGATTGATGTTTTGAGTTTGTCCAATAAGCTGGAAGAAAAAAAGAAGCTGGATGAAATCGGCGGCTCAAGTTATCTGGCGTCTCTTGTCAATACTGTTCCTTCGGCTTCCAATGTGGTGCACTACGCCAAAGTGGTGCAGAAAAAATCGCTCCTGCGGCGACTCATTACCGCTGCCAGTGAAGTAGTGGAAATGGGTTACCGGGAAGGAGAAGACGTGGACAAAATAATGGATGAAGCGGAACAGAAAATATTCAGCATCTCGCAAAAATACATCAAGCAGGATTTTATTCCCATCCGGTCAATTCTGGAAGCGGCCTTCAACCGCATTGATGAACTTCATCGGGAGGAGCACACGCTGCGCGGCGTACCAACCGGATTTCCCGATTTGGATAATATTCTGGCGGGACTGCAAAAATCAGATCTTGTGATTCTCGCCTCTCGCCCCTCTATCGGAAAAACAGCACTTTCATTGGACATCGCCCGCTATGCAGCCGTGAAACATAAAATACCAGTGGGGATCTTTTCTCTGGAAATGTCTTCCGATCAGTTAATCGACCGGCTGCTGGCGGCTCAGTCAGGAGTGGATCTGTGGCGATTGCGCACCGGACGGCTCCGTAGTGATCCCGAACAAAATGACTTTCAGCGCATCGGCGACGCGATGGGAATCCTTTCTGAAGCGCCGATTTTCATTGACGATACCGCCACTGCCAATGTGCTTGAGATGCGAACAATGGCCAGGCGCCTCCAGTCCGAACATAAACTGGGGCTTATTATCATTGATTATCTTCAATTGATGGAGGGGCGCCGCACGGAAAACCGGGTTCAAGAAATTTCCGAAATATCGCGCTCTCTCAAAAATCTGGCTCGGGAAATTAACACTCCGGTTCTGGCTATTTCTCAATTGTCCCGCGCCGTTGAATCTCGCTCTCCCCAGATTCCCAAACTCTCTGACCTTCGCGAGTCCGGTTCCATTGAGCAGGACGCCGACGTGGTGCTTTTCCTTTACCGGGAAGACCGGGAAAAACCAGATACCCCCAACAAGAATATCGTGGAAGTCATCGTCTCCAAGCACCGAAACGGCCCGCTGGGGCGGGTGTCGCTGTTTTTCGATGAAACAAGCACAACATTTAGGTCGTTGGAGAGAACGCATACTGAGTAA